In the Bdellovibrionota bacterium genome, one interval contains:
- a CDS encoding LpqB family beta-propeller domain-containing protein — MKLQILKLFLFSSALLICVQTLALDPRVKLNKISSENFDIIYDAKSYELAKIYLEEAERSHQILVDVFGISPKKTTVVLDDTYDVSNGSAIGVPRPNVNVYVSQPTPLASIDHYSSWPRDVFLHEYAHILNMEPARGVAKPLRFIFGSVIRPNMFLPRWYLEGLAVEMESRFNEFGRLKSTDYDAMIRSLYLDSKWGKDNLSAINEVSTPDWPRGQRPYFYGALVWHEFIQSKSISIVRTFNERYARRFPWVITQPMVDEFGKTYQDFLKDVYKKYGDLAQKQISKIQEQETTKGNLILTKEGVFNHSPEISPDGEKLLFVSDNKDGDSVLYVFKRLGEQWVPAEALTPKDTDNHVPLPNLEKSEIQRATWFPSSQKIVFDSVDTFDRTNHYYDLYTYDLVEKKSKKITKGLRAREPAVSPNGNLIAFVKSSQGKTALYTVDGEGKNEALLYSPESYDRVSRPSFISEKELVFAQKNSKGIDRLHILNMETKQITRILDFPSKYPVSTSQGIVFSSNKSGVENLYSVNSDLTSIRALTNTLTKTVNGTIDTKANKIIYSELTSDGPQIKEAPLAKQAIILPSVTHPIAANYPEKIVEAPKLNPEAKTYHALPYMFPQFWIPWITVAEDGTTTSISLPGSDPTGFHSYLLDGSYHSKSEKFSTSFQYLWDNSIGKTILFAYDDYDWHNSLQETTHDQKVGVSHWFYIPGLSNDWKAKLGYEYLKSNLFSYVTTPAKKVDHYFDGPSAGIAYDNMDKKLLDISSSGQSAKATYTKYFENSTKTNYDETFVKLQHFHTKWLPERHVLALSAQTVYTEANRSLLLGTTSSQAEYTLGPDNEGFVTRGYPPGQFMGFTMVSGTVEYRFPLSQKWKGPDSPAPYFIKRFHASIFAETLTLKGIYFNEDDSYSRAELGKYFTAAGAEFKIDTTIFYHAPITFKVVGAYGFDEDAEGGFNIYFTIQAPQVF; from the coding sequence ATGAAACTTCAAATTTTAAAATTATTTTTATTCTCGAGTGCGTTGCTTATTTGTGTGCAAACTTTAGCACTTGATCCAAGAGTGAAGCTAAACAAAATCTCCTCTGAAAATTTCGACATCATATATGATGCGAAGAGTTACGAGTTAGCTAAAATTTATTTAGAAGAAGCGGAGCGCTCACACCAAATCCTAGTGGATGTGTTTGGCATTTCTCCTAAGAAAACCACGGTGGTGCTCGATGACACCTACGATGTTTCGAATGGATCTGCAATTGGAGTTCCGAGACCCAATGTGAACGTGTACGTAAGTCAGCCCACTCCACTCGCTTCCATTGATCACTACAGTTCTTGGCCAAGAGATGTTTTTTTGCATGAATATGCTCACATCTTAAACATGGAACCCGCAAGAGGCGTTGCCAAACCTCTTCGTTTTATTTTTGGTTCTGTCATTAGGCCTAACATGTTTTTACCAAGATGGTACCTCGAAGGTCTCGCAGTTGAGATGGAAAGTCGATTCAATGAATTCGGAAGACTCAAATCTACCGACTACGATGCCATGATTCGCTCACTCTATTTGGATTCAAAATGGGGCAAAGATAATCTTTCGGCCATCAACGAAGTTTCGACTCCAGATTGGCCGCGAGGACAGCGTCCGTATTTCTATGGCGCGCTTGTATGGCACGAGTTCATTCAATCCAAATCCATTTCGATTGTTCGCACATTCAACGAAAGATACGCGAGACGTTTTCCCTGGGTAATTACGCAACCTATGGTGGATGAATTCGGCAAAACATACCAAGATTTTTTAAAAGATGTTTACAAAAAATATGGTGATCTGGCGCAAAAACAAATTTCAAAAATCCAAGAACAAGAAACTACAAAGGGAAATCTCATTCTCACCAAAGAAGGAGTTTTCAATCATTCTCCCGAAATTTCTCCTGACGGCGAAAAGCTTCTCTTTGTGTCTGACAATAAAGATGGCGACTCTGTACTTTACGTTTTTAAACGCTTAGGCGAACAATGGGTTCCGGCGGAAGCTTTAACTCCTAAGGATACCGACAATCATGTTCCGCTTCCAAACTTAGAAAAAAGCGAAATTCAAAGGGCGACTTGGTTTCCGAGTTCCCAAAAAATAGTTTTTGATTCCGTAGATACTTTTGATCGCACCAATCATTATTATGATCTCTACACTTATGATTTGGTTGAAAAGAAATCCAAAAAGATAACCAAGGGCCTAAGAGCGAGAGAGCCTGCCGTCTCTCCCAATGGGAACTTGATTGCCTTTGTCAAATCAAGCCAAGGAAAAACCGCTCTTTATACCGTCGATGGTGAAGGAAAAAACGAAGCGTTATTGTATTCACCTGAAAGCTATGACCGTGTCTCAAGACCAAGCTTTATCTCTGAAAAAGAATTGGTTTTTGCGCAAAAAAATTCTAAAGGAATTGATCGTTTGCATATTTTAAATATGGAAACAAAACAAATCACACGCATTTTGGATTTTCCGAGCAAATACCCAGTTTCCACTTCGCAGGGAATTGTGTTTTCATCCAACAAAAGTGGCGTAGAAAATTTGTATTCCGTCAACAGTGACCTGACTTCCATCCGCGCCCTGACAAATACTCTTACAAAAACCGTGAACGGAACTATTGATACAAAAGCCAATAAAATCATTTACAGTGAGTTGACCAGTGATGGACCGCAGATCAAAGAAGCGCCGCTTGCGAAACAAGCAATAATTCTTCCTTCTGTAACTCACCCCATTGCCGCTAATTATCCGGAAAAAATAGTCGAAGCACCAAAGTTAAATCCTGAAGCCAAAACTTATCACGCACTTCCATATATGTTTCCGCAATTCTGGATTCCGTGGATCACCGTGGCCGAAGATGGCACGACCACCTCTATTTCACTTCCGGGATCAGATCCTACGGGATTTCACTCTTATCTCTTGGATGGCAGTTACCACTCTAAATCCGAAAAATTCAGCACCTCTTTCCAATATCTTTGGGATAATTCTATCGGAAAAACAATTCTCTTTGCCTATGATGATTACGATTGGCACAACAGCTTACAAGAAACTACGCATGATCAGAAAGTAGGGGTTTCTCATTGGTTTTATATTCCAGGTCTCAGCAATGATTGGAAAGCAAAACTAGGTTATGAATATCTAAAATCAAATCTCTTCTCGTACGTTACGACTCCAGCCAAGAAAGTGGATCACTATTTCGATGGTCCAAGCGCAGGAATTGCCTACGACAATATGGATAAAAAACTTTTAGATATTTCTTCTTCGGGCCAATCCGCAAAAGCGACGTACACAAAATATTTCGAAAATTCCACAAAGACAAATTATGATGAAACATTTGTGAAGCTTCAGCACTTTCACACCAAGTGGTTACCGGAGCGCCACGTACTCGCGCTCTCTGCCCAAACCGTTTACACCGAAGCAAATCGAAGCCTACTTTTGGGAACAACAAGCTCTCAAGCAGAGTACACTCTTGGCCCCGATAACGAAGGCTTTGTCACTCGCGGCTATCCACCAGGACAATTCATGGGATTCACCATGGTTTCAGGAACCGTGGAATATCGCTTCCCGCTTTCACAAAAATGGAAGGGACCCGACAGCCCTGCGCCATATTTCATCAAAAGATTTCATGCGAGCATTTTTGCCGAAACACTTACCCTCAAAGGCATTTACTTTAATGAAGACGATTCTTACTCAAGAGCAGAATTAGGGAAATATTTTACGGCTGCGGGTGCTGAATTTAAAATAGACACCACAATTTTCTACCATGCCCCCATCACCTTTAAAGTTGTGGGAGCCTATGGTTTTGATGAGGACGCTGAAGGCGGTTTTAACATTTACTTCACTATCCAAGCCCCTCAAGTCTTTTAG
- a CDS encoding OmpA family protein, whose translation MFQYKQKSYGIKSIGITLAIAALVISCSSKKKSEGEASADGSGAPDISSSNMNFDPVGSDSGTISGLFTINFPYDQAILDETNKQKLNSNAEWIKAKGNTAVVQIEGHCDSRGSVEYNLALGERRAKAVKSYLVSLGVSGDKLRVVSYGEEKPLAQGETEEAYGQNRRANFVPLPN comes from the coding sequence ATGTTTCAATACAAACAAAAATCGTACGGCATAAAATCAATCGGTATCACACTAGCAATAGCAGCTTTAGTAATTTCTTGTTCAAGCAAAAAGAAAAGTGAAGGAGAAGCAAGCGCTGATGGCTCTGGAGCTCCAGACATTTCTTCTTCAAACATGAATTTTGATCCTGTTGGTAGTGACAGTGGAACAATTTCTGGATTGTTCACAATCAACTTTCCTTACGATCAAGCAATTCTTGATGAGACAAACAAACAAAAATTAAATTCCAATGCAGAGTGGATCAAAGCAAAAGGCAATACTGCTGTTGTGCAAATCGAAGGTCACTGTGATTCTAGAGGTTCAGTGGAATACAATTTAGCTCTTGGAGAAAGACGCGCAAAAGCAGTGAAGTCTTACTTGGTAAGCCTCGGCGTTAGTGGCGATAAATTAAGAGTTGTTAGTTATGGTGAGGAAAAACCTTTAGCACAAGGTGAGACAGAAGAAGCTTACGGTCAAAATAGACGCGCAAACTTTGTTCCGCTCCCAAACTAA